GGTATTTCTATTTCCAATATCTCGTTTTACCCCGACTAGAACAAAGTGACAGCGAGGCTCAACTAAAAAATTCTTCAGCAACAGAAGAGGTCACTCTATAAAGCAAAAACGAACCTTTTGCCTTCTTGTATGAAAGCTTAGGTTCGTTCTTTTTTAATCAACAATTAAATATCCTACCATCGGTCCATTCTGAGTATGATTGGAGTGCGTATGACAAATAATTTCGAACGTCCCCTCCTTATCTGCTACGAAGGAAACCTCTGTCTCTCGGCCTTTTTTCACTTCACCTTTTATTCCTAAGCCTTTTATTTCAAAAGGATGGAAGGCTCCTTGCACTCCATAGAACTTAAGCGTCACTTGGTCGCCCTTCTCCACGAAAAGAATTCCTGGGTCCCACCGATAAACCTCAATAATTTTTCCATCTTCCATTTTCGCCTTGTATTCTGTCGTAATAATTGTAAACTCTTTTTTAGAGCCCGCAGAACCTGCTGTCTCCATTATGTTTCCATAATTCCCAAACAAATAATAGCCGCCAATGAGTCCGCAAAGAATGACAAGCGCAAATATAATTTTGGATCGCTTAATAATGAACACATGCTTCATTGGACATCCCCCCCTTTTCTATTAAGGTATGTCCAACTTGACGTTTTATGACTATCTAATATGCTCCTCACAGCCGCCGCAATTATTTACCAAAAGGATAATCCCCTTCTGCGAAGAATTAATCCTTTAAGGACTCATATTCATTAAAAAGAAGAAGGGGATCGTTATTCAATGACAATGGAGGAAATCCTGCACGTCAACAGCATTCCTGCTTTGGAATCCGAATTGAAGAACATTCATGAGAATCAATTCAAAACGGTCGAGGATGATGAACTAATCACCTTATTCCTGAGAGAAATGCTCGTACGGGTGCGTATTAAACAGATAGAGCATATCCTACATAGTTAATTGCGTGTACCCAAAAAGAACCCAGCACATCCCTTTTACGGCCTGCATGGGTTCTTTATCTTTTCTTTCTTTCTTATTTTCTGCTTGGGCGAGCTGTTTTTCCTCCTTGAGTGCGCGGGCGAGGCTTGTCCAACTTCGGCCTCTTCTCTACAATCTCTCCCATAAACAGTTCCTTCTTCTCAATGGATTGACCGAGCTCCTGGCTAAACTTCTTAAGAGCTCCTTCTTGATTCACCGTAATGATGGAGATGACGGTTCCTGCTGCCCCCATCCTTCCCGTTCGACCAGACCGATGAATGTATTGTTGAACATCCTCAGGAAGGTCCATATGGATCACATGGGTGACGGCCTGTATGTCTAATCCTCTTGCTGCAAGATCGGTCGTAAGAAGCAAAGAAAATTTCCCTGCCCTAAAGTTTTTCATCACCGTCTCGCGCTCCGTCTTGTAGGCTTCTCCTTGAAGGACACCTACAGAGACTCCTTTATGGTTTAGCTTGGATGCTAATTCCTCTAATTGCGCTGCATCCTTAACAAAGGCAATCGCTTTTACTTCCCCCATTTTTAATATTCGACGCAGGACGTCAACCTTATCTCGACGTTCGCAAACAAAATAAATATGCTCGACAGCGGAAGCCGGCAGCTCGCTTCGATTCACTCGAATGACTTCAGGTTCCCTCATCATGGTTAAAGCCGTTTTTTCCGCCTTCTCGGACACCGTAGCGGAGAAGAATAACAATTGTCGATCTCTTAAGGTAGTTTTCACGACATCTTGAACAGGGTCCATCTGGTTGGATTGAAACATTTGGTCTACTTCATCGACCACAATCGTCTTCACTTCGTGCATTTTCAGCTTTTTCGCTTGGATCAGTTCTTTAATCCTCCCGGGTGTTCCTACGGCGATCTGAGGATGTTTCTTCAACTTCTCAATCTGCCTCTTCATATCCGCTCCACCGATAAGAGAGATACTGCTGATATCTACAGTCTGTGTAAATTTCTGAATTACTTCATGGATTTGCATAACCAGCTCTCTGGATGGAGCTAGCACCACAGCTTGAAGGTTTTTTAGATCCGGGTTGATCTTCTCTAGAATAGGCAGCAAGTAGGCAAGCGTCTTACCTGTTCCTGTAGGAGACTCAGCAATGATATCCTTTCCCTCCCGAATGAGAGGAATCGTCCGTTCTTGGATGGCCGTAAGGTCACTGAATCCTGCTTTCTTCCATGCATCTTGTAAAAATGGTTTTAATTCTGCTATTCCATTCATCTATTTGCTCCTTATTGGATATGAACTTGGTTCAGTTGCTGTACAGAATGTAAGACATGATCAATCAGCATCGTCATATCTTCAATTTGTTCTTCATTAATTTTCCGGCCGAATGCAACAGTGATCTGATTCTCATAACTTCGGCCAGCTTGTCCATAGGCAAACGAGATCACCTGCTTTATCATAGGACGATTCTGCCAGACCTCTTGAAGCAGCTTCTCGATGTGAGCACATTCCCTCTCTAGATCTACCACCCTTTTCTTGAAAGAGACTTCTACGCGACACCCGGCAAACCGTTCCTCTCGTTCTAATATCTCGGCTGCTAAATCTTCCATTCCCGCGTAGAGCCGAATCTCAGCAACCGTATCACCGGCTGCTTCATCCTTCTCGCGAAATTGAATGGCATAATATCTCGACATGGTAGATAGATCGATTCGATCGATTCGATCCGTGACCAGGATTACCCCTACTTCGTCTAAATCGTATACAGCACCTTCCACCACAACCTTCAAATTTTCATAAATGGTTGGATCAAACATATCGCTGCCTCCCCTGCCTTAAGAACAAAAGGAAAGAAAAATACCTCCATTATCATTATGGAGGTATTTCCTACCTATTCATACACTAATCTTTTTTCTGTGGAAATTCAACTTTACTTGCAAGAATTAAATGAAGCGCATGGGACCAGAGCAAAGGACAAGCAGGTGCCCCCCATTGTTCGACCCACCTGGAAAAATGTTCAGGGGCAAGCATATGGTGATGAACTTGTTCGGGTAGATGACCTTCATTATTAAACTGCCCTTCCACCCATTTTAATAATTCCACCGATCGGTTCAAGTTCCCAGTTTCTGCATAGTGCCATCCTAGCCAGGCTGACAAGAAAACCCATTGCCCCCCGCCATAATACACGTCATGCGCATATCGATGTACCCCGTTCTGATGAAGAAGCGTTTCTTCGATCTCTTTCACCGTAGCTACCATGACAGGATGTCCTCCTTCCACGACGGAGAATGGTACATGAAGCCATAATAAACTAGCATCCACGTCTTGGCTTCCTATGCTTTTTATAAATCGTCCATCCTGGGTTCCCATGCTCAGAAGATAATGCTTGATCACGGATAATTCGCTTTCTATAGATTGTCTTAAGGGTTCGTCTACCCAGGGCCTTATGCTCTTTAGACCTCCATAAATAGCCGCTACCGTAGAGGGATGAACAAGGTCACCATATTCCTCCCAACAATCAAAGTTTGGCATTCTCCATAAGGGAAGCAGGTACTCTGCAATGAGAGTCAATGTTGGTTTTACCTTCCGAGCAAAATCTTCATTCCCGCTGTTCTTTAAGTGCTCACTCATTCCCCAGAGCCAGGTTCCATACCCATCCAATTGATACGTTCCCCATTCCCCTTGAACTTCTTGACCATCCACGGTATAACGCGTATGTAGAAGCAGATGTTGAGGAATTTCTTCTCCTCGACGAGTTCGCTCGATAATGTCCGAAGCCTTGTGGCGGTGTGCTTCGATTGTTCCAGCCGCCCAACTGAAAAAACGTTCAGCCGCTTCCGTTTCACCTACACAATCCAGACTATAAGCGATAAACGTTCCATCTCTCAACCAACTATAACGATAATGGTCGAAGGCCGGGGAAGCTACAAAAGCTCCGCTAGTATGCTGATGCTCCAATATAACCTGCTTACTCCGGTTAATAAGACTCATGAGACCTCCTCCATGTTATTCCTCACTATTTATCTTTATGTTCCTTGGAATATGAAAAGAAGAGGCTTTTATTTTTACTACTTATGGTTTTAGAATGACTTTAATACAATCATCTAGTTTTTGATCGAATATCCCATACCCATGCTCCGCTTCAGATAAAGGCATACGATGGGTAATGATATCTGTCGGATTGAATTCATTCCTTTTAATCTTCTCATAAAGCTCAGGGAGATAATGAATCACCGGAGCTTGTCCCATCTTTAATGTAATATTGCGAGCGAATAAATCGCCAAGCGGGAAGGCGTTATAACGCAGACCATAGACGCCAACCAATTGGATCGTTCCACCTTTTCTCACACATTGACTAGCAATAACGATGGCTCCCATCGCTCCGCCTTGCAGCTTTAAAGCCGTCTCTACCAATTCCAATGCAGTCATTTTTCCATCCATGCCTACACAGTCAATGACGACATCTGCTCCCCCCTGCGTCATTTCCTTTAACACACTTCCAGCATTATGATCCTTCGTGAAATCATAGATTTCAACGTTGTTCGTCCGCTTCGCATGCTCTAATCGGTACTGGATGTAATCCACCGCAATGACTCGCTTAGCTCCCTTCATCCAAGCGAACTTCTGCGTCATTAAACCTACAGGTCCACAACCAAGAACAATGACCGTATCCCCTGGCTTCACCCCTGCATTATCCACTCCCCAATAGGCTGTCGGGATCACATCAGAGAGAAACAGAAGTTTATCATCCTCCATCTCACAGTCTTCAGGCACAACAAAAGGGGTAAAGTTGGCAAACGGTACACGAAGCAGTTCCGCTTGTCCACCAGGGTAAC
The Ammoniphilus sp. CFH 90114 DNA segment above includes these coding regions:
- a CDS encoding zinc-dependent alcohol dehydrogenase; translated protein: MKAVTYQGIKDVQVKDVPDARIEKEDDILVRVTSTAICGSDLHLVHGMIQNLQEDYIIGHEPMGIVEEVGPGVTKVKKGDRVVVPFNISCGQCFYCQNHLESQCDNSNENGQAGAYFGYTGTFGGYPGGQAELLRVPFANFTPFVVPEDCEMEDDKLLFLSDVIPTAYWGVDNAGVKPGDTVIVLGCGPVGLMTQKFAWMKGAKRVIAVDYIQYRLEHAKRTNNVEIYDFTKDHNAGSVLKEMTQGGADVVIDCVGMDGKMTALELVETALKLQGGAMGAIVIASQCVRKGGTIQLVGVYGLRYNAFPLGDLFARNITLKMGQAPVIHYLPELYEKIKRNEFNPTDIITHRMPLSEAEHGYGIFDQKLDDCIKVILKP
- a CDS encoding glycoside hydrolase family 15 protein: MSLINRSKQVILEHQHTSGAFVASPAFDHYRYSWLRDGTFIAYSLDCVGETEAAERFFSWAAGTIEAHRHKASDIIERTRRGEEIPQHLLLHTRYTVDGQEVQGEWGTYQLDGYGTWLWGMSEHLKNSGNEDFARKVKPTLTLIAEYLLPLWRMPNFDCWEEYGDLVHPSTVAAIYGGLKSIRPWVDEPLRQSIESELSVIKHYLLSMGTQDGRFIKSIGSQDVDASLLWLHVPFSVVEGGHPVMVATVKEIEETLLHQNGVHRYAHDVYYGGGQWVFLSAWLGWHYAETGNLNRSVELLKWVEGQFNNEGHLPEQVHHHMLAPEHFSRWVEQWGAPACPLLWSHALHLILASKVEFPQKKD
- a CDS encoding DEAD/DEAH box helicase; the protein is MNGIAELKPFLQDAWKKAGFSDLTAIQERTIPLIREGKDIIAESPTGTGKTLAYLLPILEKINPDLKNLQAVVLAPSRELVMQIHEVIQKFTQTVDISSISLIGGADMKRQIEKLKKHPQIAVGTPGRIKELIQAKKLKMHEVKTIVVDEVDQMFQSNQMDPVQDVVKTTLRDRQLLFFSATVSEKAEKTALTMMREPEVIRVNRSELPASAVEHIYFVCERRDKVDVLRRILKMGEVKAIAFVKDAAQLEELASKLNHKGVSVGVLQGEAYKTERETVMKNFRAGKFSLLLTTDLAARGLDIQAVTHVIHMDLPEDVQQYIHRSGRTGRMGAAGTVISIITVNQEGALKKFSQELGQSIEKKELFMGEIVEKRPKLDKPRPRTQGGKTARPSRK
- a CDS encoding cupredoxin domain-containing protein, translating into MKHVFIIKRSKIIFALVILCGLIGGYYLFGNYGNIMETAGSAGSKKEFTIITTEYKAKMEDGKIIEVYRWDPGILFVEKGDQVTLKFYGVQGAFHPFEIKGLGIKGEVKKGRETEVSFVADKEGTFEIICHTHSNHTQNGPMVGYLIVD